One part of the Eubalaena glacialis isolate mEubGla1 chromosome 19, mEubGla1.1.hap2.+ XY, whole genome shotgun sequence genome encodes these proteins:
- the PSMD3 gene encoding 26S proteasome non-ATPase regulatory subunit 3, with amino-acid sequence MKQEGSARRRGADKAKPPPGGGEQEPPPPPAPQDVEMKEEAAAGGGSTGETDGKAAAAAAEHSQRELDTVTLEDIKEHVKQLEKAVSGKEPRFVLRALRMLPSTSRRLNHYVLYKAVHGFFTSNNATRDFLLPFLEEPMDTEADLQFRPRTGKAASAPLLPEVEAYLQLLVVIFLMNSKRYKEAQKISDDLMQKISTQNRRALDLVAAKCYYYHARVYEFLDKLDVVRSFLHARLRTATLRHDADGQATLLNLLLRNYLHYSLYDQAEKLVSKSVFPEQANNNEWARYLYYTGRIKAIQLEYSEARRTMTNALRKAPQHTAVGFKQTVHKLLIVVELLLGEIPDRLQFRQPSLKRSLMPYFLLTQAVRTGNLAKFNQVLDQFGEKFQADGTYTLIIRLRHNVIKTGVRMISLSYSRISLADIAQKLQLDSPEDAEFIVAKAIRDGVIEASINHEKGYVQSKEMIDIYSTREPQLAFHQRISFCLDIHNMSVKAMRFPPKSYNKDLESAEERREREQQDLEFAKEMAEDDDDSFP; translated from the exons ATGAAGCAGGAGGGCTCGGCGCGGCGCCGCGGCGCGGACAAGGCGAAGCCGCCGCCCGGCGGAGGGGAACAAGAACCACCGCCGCCCCCGGCGCCCCAGGATGTGGAGATGAaagaggaggcggcggcgggtgGCGGATCAACCGGCGAGACCGATGGCaaggcggcggctgcggcggctgAGCACTCCCAGCGAGAGCTGGACACCGTCACCTTGGAGG ACATCAAGGAGCACGTGAAACAGCTGGAGAAGGCAGTCTCGGGCAAGGAGCCTCGGTTCGTGCTGCGGGCCCTGCGGATGCTGCCTTCCACATCACGCCGCCTCAACCACTACGTTCTGTACAAGGCTGTGCATGGCTTTTTCACCTCCAACAATGCCACTCGAGACTTCTTGCTACCCTTCCTGGAAGAG CCCATGGACACAGAAGCCGATTTGCAGTTCCGTCCCCGAACAGGAAAAGCTGCGTCGGCTCCCCTCCTGCCCGAAGTGGAAGCCTACCTCCAACTCCTCGTGGTCATCTTCCTGATGAACAGCAAGCGCTACAAAGAG GCACAGAAGATCTCTGATGACCTGATGCAGAAGATCAGCACTCAGAACCGCCGGGCCCTGGACCTTGTGGCTGCAAAGTGTTACTATTACCATGCTCGGGTCTATGAGTTCCTGGACAAGCTGGATGTGGTGCGCAG CTTCTTACACGCTCGGCTCCGGACCGCCACCCTGCGGCACGACGCGGACGGGCAGGCCACACTGCTGAACCTCCTGCTGCGGAACTACCTACACTACAGCTTGTACGACCAGGCCGAGAAGCTGGTGTCCAAGTCTGTGTTCCCCGAGCAGGCCAACAACAATGAGTGGGCACGGTACCTCTACTATACAG GGCGCATCAAAGCCATCCAGCTGGAGTACTCAGAGGCCCGGAGGACAATGACCAATGCCCTTCGCAAGGCCCCTCAGCACACAGCTGTCGGCTTCAAACAGACG GTGCACAAGCTTCTGATTGTGGTGGAGCTGTTGCTGGGGGAGATCCCGGACCGGCTGCAGTTCCGTCAACCATCCCTCAAGCGCTCGCTCATGCCTTACTTCCTTCTGACCCAGG CTGTCAGGACGGGAAACCTGGCCAAGTTCAACCAGGTCCtggatcagtttggggagaagttTCAAGCAGATGGGACCTACACCCTCATCATCCGACTACGACACAACGTCATCAAGACAG GTGTGCGCATGATCAGCCTCTCCTATTCCCGAATCTCCCTGGCGGACATCGCCCAGAAGCTGCAGCTTGATAGCCCAGAGGACGCAGAGTTCATTGTTGCCAAG GCCATCCGGGATGGCGTCATTGAGGCCAGCATCAACCACGAGAAGGGCTACGTCCAGTCCAAGGAGATGATTGACATCTATTCCACCCGTGAGCCCCAGCTAGCCTTCCACCAGCGCATCTCCTTCTGCCTGGATATTCACAACATGTCTGTCAAG GCCATGAGGTTTCCTCCCAAATCGTACAACAAGGACTTGGAGTCTGCAGAG GAGCGGCGCGAGCGGGAGCAGCAGGACTTGGAGTTTGCCAAGGAGATGGCGGAGGACGACGACGACAGCTTCCCTTGA